The Thalassophryne amazonica chromosome 20, fThaAma1.1, whole genome shotgun sequence sequence AGTTTGCTCAGGATAGTTTAAAACAATGGCCATAGTGAAATTAACCTGAGTTGTTGAGCTATGGTGGCCCCAATTAGAATGAAAACATACCGAAATGCTAAACATGTCTGAATTCTTAGCAAGGTAACTTTGTGCAGCAAGTTTCGGTATGAAGTTTCGTCATGATGTCTTTGCAGTGTTATCGCGTACACTATGTTTCAGAGTAgtcaaacttgtccaaggtcttagtgaggtgacattgtgtaccaagtttcactttGATACATGAAATCTTTAAGATACTGCATACTAAAGGTTGGTTTTCTGGTGGACACAATTAGAATTGAAGCATGCCCAGTGTTGAATTTGTTTAAGGGCTTTGTGGGATGTGTACCATGCCTCATCTTGAGAGCTGAACTCTGTCAAGATATCACATACCCAAGTATTCAGAGACTGCTGTCTGGTGGCAACAATTAGAACTGAAATGCACACAGTGCTGAACTTGTCCTTGTCTTAAGTGACTTTGTGTACTAAGTTTCACCTTGATGTATGAAGTCTTTCTCAAGATGAGACCCGGCCCCCTGCTGGCCACAATTGGAATCAAAATGCAGACTTGCCTTTTGTGAGGTGAACTTGTGTACCGCGTTTCACCTTGATACATGAAGGTTTTGTCAAGATATCGCATACACAGCAACTATACAAAGGACTCACACAAGAAGATAGATGCACATACAAAGTTGAGCAATACCTGGACCTGTTCTGCCCTCAGCAATGCAGGTTACAAAAAAGGGACAAGCTTAATACCTGCTGCAGACACGAAGAGGGTGGAGGTTATGTAATCATCTCTGTCTTGTTTGTTTGAATGTGTACATATTCACTCAAAAAGTAGAAGATGGATTTTGTCTATTTGTGTTGACTTGCGTAAATTTTGGGGCTTATCCACTTCTGCTTCACAATCTGTCTTGTACTTGCTACAATGCACATAGACAGTTGAGAAACACCTGTAACACCTATAAACCCAAGTTAAATCACATCTGTCTTGTGCTTTAGATAAGTTAACTATTATTATCAGGCTGAGTGTGCCTTCTAGCTTTCAACCtgttatttctaaaaaaaaataaaaaaatttccaATACATTACTCACGAAAATATTTCTATATTTTTCATGGTTCAAAGGAATGGATCCCAGTGACAAAAAGTTTGCCACTCTGCGACAGCGTATGCAGTCCAAGATAAAGGAAGCAGATGGTCTCTGTCATGGTCGTCATGGCTGTATTCTCCCTATCCTCACGCGAGAGGTCTTCATTCAGGTCCTCATCCAGAGAGCAGTACCTCTGGTCCAGTGCCCAGCTGAGGCTGATTGGGAGATTGCATGCTTGGCTCACCAGTGGAACTGCCCAGTTGTGACCAACGACAGTGACTTTTATATATTTGACCTACCAGGTGTGGGTAGTGACACTTGTTTCTTCAAAGAACATTGCTTTGTAGAAAGTAAGTAATAACAGACAGTACATCTTTGTTCTGTTAAATTCTTCATTTTGTTTTCTTATCTTAGGGGGTTACATGCCACTTCGTTTTTTCCAGTGGACCAACCTTAATGGAAAAGCCTCTCAACGCTACATCTCGGCTCGGTGTTATACCACTAACAGGCTGTGTTACTGGTTTGGGGGAATGAATCCGGAGTTGTTACCATTATGTGCTGTACTGACAGGGAATGACTATGGCACGCCAAAAGATGTTGAAACACTCCTTACTATATTAGATGTGAATGAATCAGGGGGAGGTGGTGTCAGGCGAAAAGGTAGAGGCTCTATCTCTCGAATTGAAGGCCTACTCATGTGGCTGTCTTCTTTCTCGGATACTAGGGAGGCCCTTGCTGAGGTTAGTAGACTAATGGGGGAAGCACCCAGATATGGAAGAGGAAGAGGCAAGACAGGAGAGAAGGGAGGGCTGAGTTCACAGCTCTGGGCAGCCATGCAAGAGTATCACATAGAACCTAAAAGCACTCTCGCTCGCTGGTTCTCTGGAGGTAAGGGAGTGCCAGGATGTAGGACCTCAGGGTTCACCCAACTGCCAGAGTGCTTGTCACTGGCTGCAGCTAAGGGGCTACTGGCTCCCATGGTTTTGGATGCTCTGGTGATGTGTAGGGTCCTGCTCATACCTCAGGTGGAGAACAGCAAGCTAGCTAGCAGCCACTGTACTGCTAGAGCCCTACGGCAGGCTACATATGGGATTTTACTCCAGCGAGACACATCAGGCCAAGACATCCTGAATCAGGGGAGGAGCAGAAATATGCATTTAGTGAAAGGACAGGGAGGCTTTGCACAAGTACAGGAGATGAGGGTCCAAGAAAATGTCACTCAGGTTATGAGAGGAGGGCGGGGGCAgcggggaaggggaaggggtggtGGTCAGGTTGGTGCAGCTAGAAGTTATGATCAAATTTTGAACACGCAAGGTGAAAATGTGTGTGGAGTTGGTGTAGCTGGAATACAGGCACAGAGCTCTAAGAGTCACATGTACGTAGAGGAGTATGACCGCCTCGATCTAAACCTAAAGAAGAACCAAGTGGAGGTACACCCACCCAGAGCACCCTTATTCCTGGACACGCTCGGTCAGGTAAACATGATATTGGAAGTTGTGTTGCTTATGCCAGCAGTGTTTTAATTTCCCACTGTTGTCCTTTAATCATTTCACACAGACTCCTCTGGCAGTGCGACTTGGTTTCATGTTGGGAGTCTTGGGGGTGAAAGAGACGGCTTTGGCTTCTGTTCCTGTCCACCTTAGGCTGGCTGTGGCGGTGACAGGATTCTGGCTGCGAGAGGCCAGTCCACCTCCCTCACAGCTTCATCTCCAAGCTCTGCTGCTGGGCATAGTCTACGGGGAGCTGTCTTTCAACCAAGCTTGTGCTTCCCAGTGCCAATATGCTGGTTAGTTGTGTTGGATGTGTTCCCATCCCTGCACACATTTGTGGTTTTGCTGTAGTCTTAACACCTTTGAGATCTGTTTGGACCGCAGAGCACAATGTGTGGAAGGCCCTGGATCGTCAACGCTTTCGGCCAGGGGACAGGCGGAGCTTGGATGTTGCAGTGGCTCACTGTTTTAGCCAATGGCAGGCCTGTCTCTGGAGCGCACTGAGCCTCAATCACTTGCTGCTGCTCCCCCTGCCTGAACCCCACCTCTCATGGTAAGACAGGAGCATTAAAGTTCCACACTTATGCCTTTGAGAACTGCACTCAGTGTGACTGGATTTTGAAGTAAGTGTTTGACGGCTAAGGTAAGCCTCCTCCCTCAATTCCCAGGTTGTTCAGTGGTACATTGGTCCATGGCCTCCTCAGAAATTTGAGAGGAGGAAGAGCTGCTGAATCCCTGTTACCTCAAGGCTCCATGTCTGGACAACTCTATTCCATCTTGCTGGATGCAGTCAGGAGCTGCAGCTCCAAACCAAACCCTTCCTCTTCAGCATCAGGGAGGAGGAAGAAAGGGGGACACAGAGGAAGGAGGGGAAGAGGGCGAGGTGGAAAAGCAGCAGGGGGAGGAGCAAGAGGTACAGAGGAGATAAACAACAGGTTTTCGCTTCTTATGAGCGAGGAGGAGTCAGATTATGACTGATGAAGAGGCAAGAAATAGATTCCCACAAAACATGCTCTGTTTTGTGTCAACATTCCAGTTTAGAAAAATCAGGGACTGCTGCACACAACCACAAAAAGATGACGCCTcaatagcccctttcacaccggtgcAAATGTAGAATTGCATagtgttgcatttagagtgcgcgCATACTCTGTTTTTCAGCTGCGTATGTTTGCTTTCTGCTCTTTTTCAGTTCACTCCTGCTGGCTGTACAGAACACGTCGCTGCGCTTGGAAAactgtggactgtatcatgaggtttttacagttgcattactgtcacgtatgtagccatagctgctattttctgcctctgtggaagtgcgctccattctcaaaatgaTTCATGAAAAGCAAATGGCACTCAGTTTTCCGACATACAACGGGACACGCTGTCTTGTCACGGCTTgtaacatcagatcacaaaggtCGGAGTCTGTTCCCTGTGCAGGCTGGTAAACGCTAccgtgaatgaagtgctgtgactctttaaacttttaaagcggtgGTTGCCCTGATCAGGTGCGCCGATGATTTAAACGTTTACAGTAAAGTGGCAGTCGACCGCAATCAGATGTCTGATCGCACCAACAGCAACTGCACTTtgcaagagtcacagcacttattcaggtttgattagacctgatcgatcagggtgtcTGATAATAGCACCAACAGTGACCACGCTTTaaaaagccgcgttcacaccggacgccacgcagTGCCACAAATTCACATCCCTCGCCTGGCAATGGATGCGCCACCAtctcccggtgtgtcgctctgcttgagccgcgttcacaccggaagcCACGCAAcgtcacaaattcatcatttgctgcaggagctgcgtctggatgacgcccGCTTTCAGAGATACTTCcggctctccaggacccagtttgagggcctcctgtcccgttcgcacatgtgaacaaagaaaaaactggctgctgctgcagttcctcgctctcccctcaaactctgtcataactgtgttataaaccagtcaccatttgttttattatacatctgtgtagttaataaaattatcttcatggacgattcgttcatgcgctcacatgtgaacaaagaaaaaaactggctgctgctgcagttcatcgctctcccctcaaactctgtcataattgtgttaaataaaggacaaaagggacatacactcaacaaaaatataaacgcaacacttttggttttgctcccattttgtatgagatgaactcaaagatctaaaactttttccacatacacaatatcaccatttccctcaaatattgttcacaaaccagtctaaatctgtgatagtgagcacttctcctttgctgagataatccatcccacctcacaggtgtgccatatcaagatgctgattagacaccatgattagtgcacaggtgtgccttagactgcccacaataaaaagccactctgaaaggtgcagttttattacacagcacaatgccacagatgtcgcaagatttgagggagcgtgcaattagcatgctgacagcaggaatgtcaaccagagctgttgctcgtgtattgaatgttcatttctctaccataagccgtctccaaaggcgtttcagagaatttggcagtacacccaaccagccttacaaccgcagaccacgtgtaaccacaccagcccaggacctccacatccagcatgttcacctccaagatcgtctgagaccagccactcggacagctgctgaaacaatcggtttgcataaccaaagaatttctgcacaaactgtcagaaaccgtctcagggaagcttatctgcatgctcgtcatcctcatcggggtctcgacctgactccagttcgtcatcgtaaccgacttgagtgggcaaatgctcacattcgctggcatttggcatgttggagaggtgttctcttcatggatgaatcccggttcgcactgttcagggcagatggcagacagcgtgtgtggcgtcgtgtgggtgagcggttttctgatgtcaatgttgtggatcgagtggcccatggtggcggtgaggttatggtatgagcaggcatctgttatggacgaagaacacaggtgcattttattgatggcattttgaatgcacagagataccatgacaagatcctgaggcccattgttgtgccacacatccaagaacatcacctcatgttgcagcaggataatgcacggccccatgttgcaaggatctgtacacaattcttggaagctgaaaatgtcccagttcttgcatggccggcatactcaccggacatgtcacccattgagcatgtttgggatgctctggaccggcgtatacgacagcgtgtaccagttcctgccaatatccagcaacttcgcacaaccattgaagaggtgtggaccaacattccacaggccacaattgacaacctgatcaactctatgtgaaggagatgtgttgcactgcatgaggcaaatggtggtcacaccagatactgactggtatccccccccccccaataaaacaaaactgcacctttcagagtggccttttattgtggacagtctaaggtacacctgtgcactaatcatggtgtctaatcagcatcttgatatggcacacctgtgaggtgggatggattatctcagcaaaggagaagtgctcactatcacagatttagactggtttgtgaacagtatttaagggaaatggtgatattgtgtatgtggaaaaagttttagatctttgagttcatctcatacaaaatgggagcaaaaccaaaagtgttgcgtttatatttttgttgagtgtaagtcctgctcacaggctgattgccagagacaggacatatcaagtataaactccagacatatccagtccctgattggtcatcgcggcgcgacaaaacaaaaatgttcagatttttcaacttggggaagagggcggtGCAACGCGATGCAACACGATAtggcgccacaaacgcgccaatcgctttgtgttgcttttttcATGTCCATCGTGTCGCATTgcatggcttggacttttgtggcgccacaacacatccttccatagggattacgtgGCATCCTCTCACCACCGTCGCTtgtgtggcgtccggtgtgaacgcagcaagtCACAGCGCTtactcaggtttgatcagacctgatctatCAGGGTGTCTGATAATCGCACCGACAGCGACCGCGCTTTAAACTCACAAGCATACTTAAATATCCCATTTCTTGTCAGCATTAGAGAGAGCCAGCGCTGTCTTCCCCccaagacctgctgtttctgtatttctgagttgaggttcgtttacctgttctgagcacacagaggtgcagtgggctgtgtgatcatgctgtccagctgattcactctggacgCACGCAGTTTTTtgatgtgtacaggagcgccgtgtGCAAGACAGTGTACCGCTGTGTGGATGTGCATGCAGTAGCGCAGACTTGCTTAAAACGGCGTGCTTTAATCGTCCAGTGCTGTACGCAgacaaaattaaacgtttaatttcttccacTTACTGCTGCGTTGGGGAGCAAAAACTCAGCGCTGAGCTGCATAGAGCTACATAACTCAGCGTAGTAGGTACGCCAGTGTGCAACTCTACGTTTgcaccggtgtgaaaggggctttaatgtTTACCGCTGTGCTGCCCTTATAAACACAGTTTCCTCAGTAATCGCCTGCTGCTTTGATATAAAATTTTCCTGCTACTTCATCATTCAAAGCAGATTGTCATATTTTACAGCTTCATAAAGCTTTTTAATCGAGCTAGTCATAATTAATTTTATCTTGTCATTTTTGTACTCAATATGAATCAACATTACACTTAAACGAAAGCCGACCTGTGTCATTATCCATGATCATGTCTTATTTTATCATGTCTGAGATATTTTTGTGGCAGCTAAtgtcagtatttttattaactttgtaataaatctgtttttgttttttttttatcacagaatgCCTTAATATCCACAAATGTTGTGCATTTAAAATCAAATCTTTGCTAAATAAAATCTATATAAATCActcttttaaaaacatgttttaatGGTTACACTTGACTAGCTCTTTATACGAACTGCAACATTgttcaaaataaaacatttattcacaataaaggtTACATAGTGCATAATAGAAATAGTTAAGAATTCAGATAGAAACAATATTCTACTAACAGTATTTGGTAAATGCACTACTTCTTTTATACAA is a genomic window containing:
- the aste1b gene encoding protein asteroid homolog 1 yields the protein MGVQGLTSYVEANRDFLQDVRFRDSRLVIDGCSLYFHLYFNCGLDQQHGGDYDAFSSLLSQFLAALASCNIQPYVVLDGGMDPSDKKFATLRQRMQSKIKEADGLCHGRHGCILPILTREVFIQVLIQRAVPLVQCPAEADWEIACLAHQWNCPVVTNDSDFYIFDLPGGYMPLRFFQWTNLNGKASQRYISARCYTTNRLCYWFGGMNPELLPLCAVLTGNDYGTPKDVETLLTILDVNESGGGGVRRKGRGSISRIEGLLMWLSSFSDTREALAEVSRLMGEAPRYGRGRGKTGEKGGLSSQLWAAMQEYHIEPKSTLARWFSGGKGVPGCRTSGFTQLPECLSLAAAKGLLAPMVLDALVMCRVLLIPQVENSKLASSHCTARALRQATYGILLQRDTSGQDILNQGRSRNMHLVKGQGGFAQVQEMRVQENVTQVMRGGRGQRGRGRGGGQVGAARSYDQILNTQGENVCGVGVAGIQAQSSKSHMYVEEYDRLDLNLKKNQVEVHPPRAPLFLDTLGQTPLAVRLGFMLGVLGVKETALASVPVHLRLAVAVTGFWLREASPPPSQLHLQALLLGIVYGELSFNQACASQCQYAEHNVWKALDRQRFRPGDRRSLDVAVAHCFSQWQACLWSALSLNHLLLLPLPEPHLSWLFSGTLVHGLLRNLRGGRAAESLLPQGSMSGQLYSILLDAVRSCSSKPNPSSSASGRRKKGGHRGRRGRGRGGKAAGGGARGTEEINNRFSLLMSEEESDYD